A DNA window from Brassica napus cultivar Da-Ae chromosome A4, Da-Ae, whole genome shotgun sequence contains the following coding sequences:
- the LOC106418126 gene encoding F-box/kelch-repeat protein At2g44700-like → MSPSRFSSLPKDIVWQVLARVPKRSYPLLACASKNFRLLVRSPEIHKIRSLLRKDSLYICFMDKTNRPQTPHWFTLRRAENNPLENEYVSVDLAFPDHDESNASIIAYGPEIFFICGAHVHSSNLWVFDSRSGQFRRGPSMNVTRMYKSVGLVGSKIYVVGGNMAGDIEAESFDLKTEAWEPAPSLEEEMTWLSAATVSLDRKVCALMLVGACAVCYDTRDGSCTEFKIKIEEWWKTGACVIDNVLYVYYGRPGLMWYDTKMRVWRVVTGLGDLKKVRSVGMVEYYGKLAVLWKEHSGGATKEIWCRMISLERSEDGISGTAEESSQLLGSVPRCFRLHRVLSVSD, encoded by the coding sequence ATGTCGCCTTCACGGTTCTCCTCACTGCCTAAGGACATCGTGTGGCAAGTCTTGGCCCGCGTGCCGAAACGCTCATACCCACTCCTCGCTTGCGCCTCCAAGAACTTCcgtcttcttgttcgttccccGGAGATTCACAAGATTCGCTCTCTCCTCCGCAAAGATTCCCTCTACATCTGCTTCATGGACAAAACCAACCGTCCCCAGACCCCACACTGGTTCACTCTCCGCAGAGCCGAGAATAATCCGTTAGAGAACGAGTACGTCTCCGTCGATCTTGCCTTTCCTGATCACGACGAGTCCAACGCCTCGATCATCGCATATGGCCCGGAGATTTTCTTTATATGCGGAGCACACGTTCACTCATCGAACCTGTGGGTCTTTGACTCTCGCTCTGGACAGTTTCGCCGAGGACCAAGCATGAACGTGACTCGAATGTACAAGAGCGTGGGGTTAGTCGGGAGTAAGATATACGTGGTCGGAGGCAACATGGCCGGTGACATTGAAGCCGAGTCGTTTGACCTGAAGACGGAAGCTTGGGAGCCAGCGCCGAGTCTTGAGGAAGAGATGACGTGGCTCTCGGCTGCCACGGTGTCACTAGACAGGAAGGTTTGCGCGTTGATGCTTGTTGGAGCCTGCGCTGTTTGCTACGATACTAGGGATGGTTCTTGTACGGAGTTCAAGATCAAAATCGAAGAGTGGTGGAAAACGGGTGCGTGTGTAATCGATAATGTGCTCTACGTTTATTACGGTAGACCCGGGTTGATGTGGTATGACACTAAGATGAGGGTATGGAGAGTGGTAACTGGTTTGGGTGATCTCAAGAAGGTTCGGTCTGTTGGAATGGTGGAATACTATGGAAAGTTGGCGGTTTTGTGGAAAGAACATAGTGGTGGTGCAACGAAGGAGATTTGGTGTAGAATGATTAGTTTGGAGAGGAGTGAAGATGGGATCAGTGGGACTGCAGAAGAATCGTCTCAGCTTCTGGGGAGTGTGCCTCGTTGCTTTAGGTTGCACCGTGTTCTATCTGTTTCAGACTAG